Proteins encoded together in one Onychomys torridus chromosome 1, mOncTor1.1, whole genome shotgun sequence window:
- the LOC118580649 gene encoding putative olfactory receptor 52P1 has protein sequence MTSTLAQTMGSPNHTDRDPSLFFLLGIPGLEKFHMWLSLPVCCLGTATIVGNITILVVVATEPALHKPVYLFLCMLSTIDLAASFSTVPKLLAILWCGAGHISASACLAQMFFIHAFCMMESTVLLAMAFDRYVAICHPLRYSTILTDTIIARIGVVAMMRGSLLMLPCPFLIGRLSFCQSHVIPHTYCEHMAVVKLACGDTRPNRVYGLTAALLVIGVDLFCIGLSYALIAQAVLRLSSQEARSKALGTCGSHVCVILISYTPALFSFFTHRFGHHVPLHIHILLANVYLLFPPALNPMVYGVKTREIRERVAKVFQWGQGTGLKPSK, from the coding sequence ATGACCAGCACTTTAGCCCAGACCATGGGGTCTCCTAATCACACAGACCGGGatccttccctcttctttctcctgggcATCCCAGGTCTAGAGAAATTCCATATGTGGCTCTCACTTCCAGTGTGCTGTCTGGGCACAGCAACAATTGTGGGCAATATAACCATCTTGGTTGTTGTTGCCACAGAGCCAGCCTTGCACAAACCTGTGTACCTTTTCCTGTGCATGCTCTCAACTATCGATTTGGCTGCCTCCTTTTCCACAGTACCCAAGCTACTGGCTATTCTCTGGTGTGGAGCTGGACAtatctctgcttctgcctgcctGGCACAGATGTTTTTCATTCACGCCTTTTGCATGATGGAGTCCACGGTGCTGTTGGCCATGGCCTTtgatcgctatgtggccatctgccacCCACTCCGCTATTCTACCATCCTCACTGACACCATCATTGCTCGCATTGGGGTGGTAGCTATGATGAGAGGCTCCCTGCTAATGCTTCCATGTCCCTTCCTCATTGGTCGTCTGAGCTTCTGCCAAAGCCATGTGATTCCACACACATACTGTGAGCATATGGCCGTGGTGAAGCTGGCCTGTGGAGACACCAGGCCCAACCGTGTGTATGGGTTGACAGCCGCACTGTTGGTCATTGGGGTTGATTTATTCTGCATTGGTCTCTCTTATGCCCTCATTGCACAAGCAGTGCTTCGTCTCTCTTCCCAAGAAGCCCGGTCCAAGGCCCTAGGCACCTGTGGCTCCCATGTCTGCGTCATCCTCATCTCTTACACACCAgccctcttctccttttttacACACCGCTTTGGCCACCATGTCCCACTCCACATTCATATTCTTTTAGCAAATGTCTATCTGCTTTTCCCACCAGCTCTTAACCCGATGGTATACGGAGTGAAGACCAGGGAGATTCGTGAAAGGGTTGCCAAGGTGTTTCAGTGGGGACAAGGAACTGGGCTCAAACCATCTAAGTAA
- the LOC118576762 gene encoding putative olfactory receptor 56B2, with amino-acid sequence MFQIFRDFNSSKFQVSEFILMGFPGIHSWQHWLSLPLALLYVLALIANSLIVTVIYQEASLHQPMYHFLGILAIVDMGLATTIMPKILAILWFNAKTISFNECFAQMYAIHFFVAMESGIFVCMALDRYVAICRPLRYPSIVTESFVVKATLSMALRNCVAPMSVPVLAAQRNYCYQNQINHCFCTNLGVTSLSCDDRRINSINQLVLAWAIMGSDLGLIMISYALILRSVLKLNSAEAASKALSTCTSHLILILFFYTVIIVMSITHSAKMSVPVIPVLLNVLHNVIPPALNPMVYALKNKELKQGLYKLLKLDVKGD; translated from the coding sequence ATGTTCCAGATCTTCAGAGATTTCAACAGCTCTAAGTTTCAAGTGTCAGAGTTCATTCTGATGGGATTTCCAGGCATCCACAGCTGGCAGCACTGGCTCTCCCTGCCACTGGCTCTGCTTTATGTCTTGGCTCTCATTGCCAACTCACTAATCGTGACTGTCATTTACCAAGAAGCATCACTACACCAGCCTATGTACCATTTCCTGGGCATCCTGGCTATTGTGGACATGGGCCTAGCAACTACTATCATGCCCAAGATTTTAGCCATCTTATGGTTCAATGCTAAGACCATCAGTTTCAATGAATGCTTTGCTCAGATGTACGCCATCCACTTTTTTGTTGCTATGGAGTCAGGTATCTTTGTCTGCATGGCTCTAGACAGATATGTAGCAATTTGCAGACCATTGAGATATCCTTCAATAGTCACTGAATCTTTTGTGGTCAAAGCAACCTTGTCTATGGCCCTCAGAAACTGTGTGGCTCCCATGTCAGTTCCTGTGTTGGCTGCTCAGAGAAATTACTGTTACCAGAATCAAATCAATCACTGTTTTTGTACTAACCTGGGGGTTACTAGCTTATCTTGTGATGACAGGAGAATCAACAGCATCAACCAGCTGGTTCTGGCTTGGGCAATCATGGGTAGTGATCTGGGTTTGATTATGATTTCATATGCTTTGATTCTTCGGTCTGTGCTGAAGCTGAACTCTGCAGAAGCCGCATCCAAGGCCTTAAGTACCTGCACCTCTCACCTCATCCTAATCCTTTTCTTCTACACTGTCATCATTGTCATGTCCATCACTCATAGTGCAAAAATGTCAGTTCCTGTTATCCCGGTTCTGCTGAACGTGCTGCACAATGTTATTCCCCCTGCCCTGAACCCCATGGTTTATGCACTCAAGAACAAAGAACTAAAACAAGGCTTATACAAGCTGCTTAAGCTGGATGTCAAAGGGGactaa
- the LOC118576896 gene encoding putative olfactory receptor 56B2: protein MFQDQTNSNSSRFQVSEFILMGFPGIHSWQHWLSLPLALLYVLALIANLVIITTIYQEVSLHQPMYHFLGILAVVDMGLATTIMPKILAILWFNAKTISLPECFAQMYAIHCFVAMESGIFVCMAIDRYVAICRPLRYPSIVTESFVIKATLFMLIRNCGTPMSVPVLAAQRNYCSQNQIEHCLCSNLGVTSLSCDDRKINSINQLILAWAIMGGDLGLIIISYALILRSVLKLNSAEAASKALSTCTSHLILILFFYTVIVVLSITHSAGMKIPLIPVLLNVLHNVIPPALNPMVYALKNKELRHGLYRVIGLQLNSHYE, encoded by the coding sequence ATGTTCCAGGATCAGACCAATTCCAACAGCTCTAGGTTCCAAGTGTCAGAGTTTATTCTGATGGGATTTCCAGGCATCCACAGCTGGCAGCACTGGCTCTCCCTGCCATTGGCCCTGCTCTATGTCTTGGCTCTCATTGCCAACTTAGTTATCATTACCACAATCTACCAGGAAGTGTCACTACACCAGCCTATGTACCATTTCCTGGGCATACTTGCTGTAGTAGACATGGGCTTGGCGACCACCATCATGCCTAAGATTTTAGCCATCTTATGGTTCAATGCTAAGACTATCAGCCTCCCAGAGTGCTTTGCTCAGATGTATGCCATCCACTGCTTTGTTGCCATGGAGTCAGGTATCTTTGTCTGCATGGCTATAGATAGGTATGTAGCTATTTGCAGACCACTGAGATACCCTTCAATAGTTACTGAATCTTTTGTGATCAAAGCAACTTTGTTTATGCTAATCAGAAACTGTGGGACTCCCATGTCAGTTCCTGTGTTGGCTGCTCAGAGAAATTACTGTTCCCAGAATCAAATCGAGCACTGCCTCTGCTCTAACTTGGGGGTCACTAGCCTGTCCTGTGATGACAGGAAAATCAACAGCATCAACCAGCTGATCCTGGCTTGGGCAATTATGGGaggtgacctgggtttgattatAATTTCATATGCTTTGATTCTTCGGTCTGTGCTGAAGCTGAACTCTGCAGAAGCTGCATCCAAGGCCTTAAGTACCTGCACCTCTCACCTCATCTTAATCCTTTTCTTCTACACTGTCATTGTTGTCCTTTCCATCACTCACAGTGCAGGAATGAAAATTCCCCTCATCCCGGTTCTGCTGAACGTGTTGCACAATGTTATTCCCCCTGCTCTGAACCCCATGGTGTATGCACTCAAGAACAAAGAACTCAGGCATGGCTTATACAGAGTGATTGGCCTGCAACTGAACAGTCACTACGAGTGA
- the LOC118574271 gene encoding olfactory receptor 52N4-like, with product MSVQNNTDLTPASFVLNGIPGLEDIHVWISFPFCSMYTVAMVGNCGLLYLIFFEDSLHRPMYYFLAMLSLTDLVMCSSTIPKALCIFWFRLKEIGFDDCLVQMFFIHTFTGMESGVLMLMALDRYVAICYPLRYSTILTNPIIAKVGFATFLRGVLLIIPFMFLTKRLPYCRGNILNHTYCDHMSVAKLSCGNVKVNAIYGLMVALLIGGFDILCITVSYTMILRAVVSLSSADARQKAFSTCTAHICAIVFSYTPAFFSFFSHRFGGHTIPPSCHIIVANIYLLLPPTMNPVVYGVKTKQIRDCVIRILSGSKDSKGHGI from the coding sequence ATGTCAGTGCAGAATAACACAGATCTGACTCCAGCTTCCTTTGTTCTGAATGGAATCCCAGGCCTGGAAGACATACACGTCTGGATTTCCTTCCCATTCTGTTCCATGTATACAGTGGCTATGGTTGGGAACTGTGGTCTCCTTTATCTCATCTTCTTTGAGGACTCCTTGCACAGACCCATGTACTACTTTTTAGCGATGCTTTCTCTAACAGACCTTGTCATGTGCTCTAGTACAATCCCTAAAGCCCTCTGCATCTTCTGGTTTCGTCTTAAGGAAATTGGATTTGATGACTGTCTTGTCCAGATGTTCTTCATCCATACCTTCACAGGGATGGAGTCTGGGGTGCTCATGCTCATGGCTCTGGACCGCTATGTAGCCATCTGCTACCCGCTGCGTTACTCCACCATCCTCACCAATCCGATCATTGCCAAGGTTGGGTTTGCCACCTTCCTAAGGGGGGTGCTACTAATTATTCCATTCATGTTTCTCACTAAGCGCCTGCCCTACTGCAGAGGCAATATACTAAACCATACTTACTGTGACCACATGTCTGTAGCCAAGTTGTCCTGTGGCAATGTCAAGGTGAATGCCATTTATGGTCTGATGGTCGCTCTCTTGATTGGGGGCTTTGACATCCTGTGCATCACAGTCTCCTACACCATGATCCTGAGGGCGGTGGTCAGCCTGTCCTCAGCAGATGCTCGGCAGAAGGCCTTCAGCACCTGCACTGCCCACATCTGTGCCATCGTTTTCTCCTACACCCcagccttcttttccttcttttcccacCGTTTTGGGGGCCACACCATCCCTCCATCTTGCCACATCATTGTGGCTAATATTtatctgcttttgcctcccaccATGAACCCTGTTGTCTATGGAGTGAAAACCAAGCAGATACGAGACTGTGTCATAAGGATTCTTTCGGGGTCTAAGGATTCCAAAGGCCACGGCATATAA